Sequence from the Montipora foliosa isolate CH-2021 chromosome 12, ASM3666993v2, whole genome shotgun sequence genome:
tatttgctgatgatactaacctGTTATATGCTGATAGAAATATTAATTCCCTTGAAAGAGTTGTCAATGCCGAAATAAGTAAAGTCCAGGAATGGTTAGTCGCTAATAAGCTAACTTTAAATGCCAAAAAGTCgaattttgtaatctttcatCCTTATCAGAAGAAACTTGATCGTGATGTCATGATCAAGATATTTGATATTCACACTAAGGAGGTTGTCCTCCTCGATCAAAAGACATACATAAAATATCTTGGCATACTGATTGATTCGAATCTTAAcatcaaaaataagcaaaactatTGGTGTTATTGCAAGATTAAGACATTTTGTACCATCTAGTACGCTGCTGACGCCTTACAGATCTTTGGTTTCGCCTTACCTTTTATATGGCATTACTGTCTGGGGCCAGGCACCACAGATATACCTTAACCAAATCCTTGTCCTACAAAAGCGTGCCTTAGGTCTTATCTACTTTGCACCTTATAGATCTTCTGCTGTCCCTCTTTTTGTTTCCTCCGGTTGCCTCCCAATCGGCCTCCTTTATTTTAAAGCAGTGTCGATTTTAATGCATGATGTCCATAATAACGTAATTATCACCCCGTAATATATCCAACCTTTTCAGTTCTGCAAGcgcaatacatacatacaacacAAGATCTTCTTCCGCCGGTAATCTCTACACTACATATTCCAGGTTAAcccatcaaatcaaatctttttctcGACGAGGCGTATTAATATGGAATAGCATCCCTCCAGACCTGCGGAAATTATCTAAGCCATGCTTCAAGAATAAAATGCAACACTACTTACTTCAAATTCTCAATCAGGAGGGGGATTATGTTGGCATACCGACTATTATGTCTCATTTACAAAAAGTTACATAGCCAAGTTTATAGTTTATAGAGTATACATTATAGGCTTAAGATATAGGCATGATTGCGATCAATTTAAGTACTCAATATAcgtcaatttaaaattgtatttgtatAATAGGTAAATATATCAATTAGACTctacccgcctagattagcttTCGCTATTTGCTGGTTTGAGTGATTCTTTTGTAATatgtaataagaataataaacttgacttgacttgatttTCAGAAGTTGCCGAAATCGCGCGAGTCGCGCAACAATATagagagcaaaattactgaatgctgattggtcaatgaagaaggcattttttcttaattttgcttgcgAAGAGAggaaaattactcgctcacgattgtcTGAACGCACCACTTTCAcgttcagttggtttcttcattTTCAGCAAAACAACTTAGCTTCTTCAAAGTTTGTCCTTTAATATATTCGCGttgcatttgctaaaatgccATAAAGGATCAAGAATTAGATACTCCGGAAGGTGAATTTATGAGTGATAAGAGAGGAAgagcaaaatgtttttctcatgaaaaacttaaaacttgcaTCGACTtgcatggcgcccggcgtagcgggattgtgagGTTGAAAAACATTGATGATTCAACGCGTCAAGGGCTTTCACGTTTTTTACCAGCCATCTTGCAGCCCAACGAAACAGGTCACAGAACATTTTGCTATTGATGGGAGGAACGAGTAGTTCAACACTTGGTGGACGAAGTTCTTTCTGTGGACAAACCATTAgctatttttacggatgcgtgtTTTTAAGTGGATTCTTATTTTCAAGTGGTAGATATTTAAATGCAGGAACGTAGCGTCTTGAACTGGTACCCTGCACTAACTCCAAGTAGTCCATGGGCCTGATAGGTTTTTCCTGCCAGTTTTATGGACAAGTTATCAGTCGCATCATTTTGAAGAATGCACCaggaaatggaaaaagaaactATGATAGCCATCACTGGTGCGTAGCTGCATgggttttttttggcatttaaaatcttaaaaatcTTTCTCTAACATGAATGtccaaatgcaaattatttcattGGTCTTCTCTAGCAAGCAAGGATAGATGTGATGATAAATATTTCTGGAGTTTTCACATCATGGAAAAGACGACTTTAAGAATAATTTTTTAATGCAGGATCTCGCATGATTCTCTGCGAATTATCAATGGCATAATCAACACGGCAGCCCAAATGTCGGCTAATTTTATCTTATTGTTTTCATCGCCGTAGGGAAACTGGAATGTGTTAAAAACTTCAATGGCGTCCTCGCCAGCAAAGTTTAGCAATATAGCTGTTTCGCGTATAAATGAACAAAGGAGACTGGACCTAGACTGTCAAAGGTCATGTAATCCGACTCACCAAAAATGCTAGTTTTTTCATGTGATTGTAATGGTAGGATGCAATAGTTCTTGTTCCGCTGCGATTGTATGTATTTTTTGATGTCTGGACTGGCTGGGACTAACGTAAGTTTTTAATTCagtttaatatatagatttaggcaagcctaaaagcggagctcccggcttgtttattcgtactggctataggattagtgaaaataaaaggctttggaactgtccgcctcttggttttcccggaaattgcttaattatgtcattttattcgctgcctaactagtgaattccacggttaatttcacctgaaaagcggactgatcgcttgaatcacgaggagggatgagtgtgatatcgatttttccagcgaaatcaactgtcgaattcaccagttaggcaattaatgtttcttgaatcgcaagagtttgaaaagaaaacaagcaaatcctcagcaagcgaacggaaaaggaaagaagccatttcagagtcgactgtcaaaagccagcgaataggaatcacgctaaaattagaactcacagacgtactacagctcgtgatgggacagatcgtactttatttattccactttatctctgaaaacgagatcatttacattttgatgtacgtcattgaaacacgccagcttggcttagaaccagaatcggctagaatggacaaacttcaaacacgatctccaacaaattacctgtacgtgctctaaacaaacttctgaaaacacaagctggtgatatttctcctaactttttacgagaactcattgcgattacatgtgtagcacataagtgcaaaattttcttgtcactgtcgaggcacatcgaaaaacaattaggcaagcggagtaaaaaaacttcgtgttcgctcgcattttaaagccaaacaaaccagcaaaagatcgattatttctgtccaaaaacagtacagatgattgttatttaattccagttaacaataaaaattcgagtttcattcctgagcaaagaaaaaaacgactaaaccactttttagaaatatgcatccagttgaaataactcatccgtagaaataacaaacggtttagtgtccaagaaaagaatttgtggagtaacttcttccaccaactttaagctattactggtgtaccgttttgtcgttctcgttctctttctctctcctttcgtttctgctcttctgtcataggccgtccaggcatcttgcaaccttagtagattcaaaattaaaaatctaaacacataccaaaaactgcaattcagagcaaaaagcagcccaaaacaaattaaaaataaacactcagctttaagtttatatcgctccaatgcttgacttgaataactacttagccaccaatgtgtcctgaccacagctatatcatgttaaacctggactgaaaccagcgaaaaatgcaagaaaaatatattttccaaaccgtacctaaacacgaaaagcatcgactgtcaagagctttgctgacgtacatgcctgcgtagccgcgtcaagccacagaaagagcgcgaaaattaagcatcgatcaggtgtgtgtgtgtgtgtgtctgatggcttgagcctgcgatccaatcaacaaccagtccctggtcagcggtcaacttcaaaaaaacagctgaccttgataaggtctatcttgagcccgctatatggtcacgtgatactggtcagcggataccttgttttaacaggtgtcaattgaccataacattgatgtccaatatcaaagatgtatgctgtaaactagttacggtgtcaaatggagtattgcctcctggatgagctctaaacttgagcccgtgatatggttacgtgtactggtcacattggcatacatgaaggggcggacggacgtacggacgtttatgacgtcatggctgtaaaaccaaattttctcacatcgatgggttaccatattttcttaactatggtgctccgcgcgcgcgcgccttcggcgcgcgcggagctccgctataaatttCTTCTACATTGATTTCGATCAGAGTATTCAATTATTAAGggattattgttattttaccaCTTTCGATAGCTTcagattattttcttcaaataaaTCCTGAAAATCCAAGCTGTCCTGTTTAACCTCGTTGACTCAGCGGCCCATTATCTGAAGGTTTTCTCAACAATTCGTCGCTGAGAAACCGGAGTATCAAGGATGACTGACAAAAGTATCGAGGAGAAAGCGAAGAATGTTCGTCGCGCGGCAAAGAGCTCTTTGATGAGAACAATGAACGCAGTGTCTATGTTGATGAAGGCGGAACGTCCCGCAAATGAAATTCAGTCGATATTTTGATCGGAATCAACTATCCTAGATTCCATATTGGAGAAACCAAGACAAAAGAAGGTTTCGTGGCACGCAAAAGCCCCCTAGGATGGGTAGTTTTCGGATACGACTCACAGGATGTCCTTCCACAACTGAAACAAGTCCTCCATGTTCGTCTGGCCACGCCTACAGATATTACGGACTTTTGGAAGACAGAAGCCATGGGAGTGTTTGTTCTTACGTTTGGAGACCGTCCTGCATCAACCATGGCAATGACGGCGATGCGAAAAACGGCAGAgatgaataaagaaaacgacccAAAGGCAGCTGAAGCAATCATAAAGAATGCTTACGTCGACGACATTTGTGACTCCGTCCAAAGCGTGGAGGAAGCCAAAGCTATGACGTCAAGCATAGACAAGGTTCTCAAAACAGGTGGCTTTCATGCAAAGAAGTGGATTTCAAATGCAAACCTTGCTGACGATAGTAATTCAGAAGAGGTCATACTGGGCAGCGAACCAGAAACGGAACGAGTTTTAGGAACAGTCTGGCTCCCTGAAGATGACATGCTCACGTTTAAAATAAAGATGGTCATATCGCCTGATGCCACCCAATCTAATTATCCAAAGACGCTCATTCCTCTAAAGCTAACGAAGAGAATTCTCCTGAGTAAACTGGCTGGTATCTTCGATCCCATTGGCGCAGCAACAGCAGTTCTCATCAAGCTAAAGGTTGCTATGCAGGAGCTATGGCAATTGGGATTGGATTGGGATGAAGAAGTGCCAACGgaaacaagacaaaaatggCTCAATTTGCTCGAAGAAGTATCAAAACTCAATCATATCAAGTTCGATCGATGTCTCACACCTTCTGAAGCGGTTGGAGCTCCAAAGCTGATTGTGTTTTGTGATGCCTCATGCCAAGCCTTTGGAGCCTGTGCCTATGCCAGATGGAAACTTCGAAATGGGAATTTTGGTGTCAGATTCATTGCTACTAAATCAAGGGTTGCACCTCTAAAGAAGTTAACGATTCCTCGTCTCGAACTACAAGAAGCTGTATTAGCATGTCGCCTCGGCAAGACCATATTAGCGGAATCACGCCTGACGTTTGAGGGGGTACGATATTTGTCAGACAGCAGGGTTGCACTAGCCTGGATCCAGGGTCCTTCACGAAGTTACAAGCCGTTTGTGTCATCTCGAATTGGAGAGATACAGAGCAACTCAGAGCCATCAAATTGGTCGCATTGCCCAACAAAACATAACGTCGCAGATGACAACACGAGGGGTATCACCATTGAAGAAATGAACGGCAGAGGGCTGAAAGGTCCAGAATTTCTGCAGACAGAGGAAGCACGTTGGCCTGTGGAGACAGGAAGTCCTGATTCAATTGAAGTGAATAAAGAACGACGGAGGATCCAAATTGCTTGCCCAGTCACTGTGTCTGAGCCTATATTAAACTGTGAAGATTTCTCAAGTTGGAGAAGACTTA
This genomic interval carries:
- the LOC137979954 gene encoding uncharacterized protein; this encodes MAMTAMRKTAEMNKENDPKAAEAIIKNAYVDDICDSVQSVEEAKAMTSSIDKVLKTGGFHAKKWISNANLADDSNSEEVILGSEPETERVLGTVWLPEDDMLTFKIKMVISPDATQSNYPKTLIPLKLTKRILLSKLAGIFDPIGAATAVLIKLKVAMQELWQLGLDWDEEVPTETRQKWLNLLEEVSKLNHIKFDRCLTPSEAVGAPKLIVFCDASCQAFGACAYARWKLRNGNFGVRFIATKSRVAPLKKLTIPRLELQEAVLACRLGKTILAESRLTFEGVRYLSDSRVALAWIQGPSRSYKPFVSSRIGEIQSNSEPSNWSHCPTKHNVADDNTRGITIEEMNGRGLKGPEFLQTEEARWPVETGSPDSIEVNKERRRIQIACPVTVSEPILNCEDFSSWRRLIRVTAYVRRFCQNLRSKLKRVDCNQKGNVGPLNALEIEDVEEYLLKFAQSGLPQKMQRGDFKTLTPCADENGIIRVGGRVDPSLLSHDNTRPVLLPYKHWISMLVTRQAHQYGHSGVAATTAKCRRKYWIVRGHNLSRVVKRKCTFCREFEAKAETQLMADLPSCRLQPYTPPFHHTACDYFGPIKVKLGRNKISKHYGVIFTCLNTRAVHCELATDASTMDFLQILRRFFSYRGYPKLMISDNGSQMVGAERELHDMIKGWDGNQLKEYCADREMKWQFTTPLAPHQNGCSESIVKSTKSALKKAIGETTLTPMELYTCLLEVANLLNQRPIG